Sequence from the Nocardia brasiliensis genome:
CGCAGTGGGTGCGGTACGCGCCGCTGTCGCTGACCGGTTTCGCGATCATCGCCCCGATCGTGGGTGTGGCGTTCCAGTACGGCGTCGGGCAACTGTTGTTCCGCTCGGATACGGTGCGGCGGTTCGAGAACGGCGGCGCGCTCGTGCTGGCCGTCGGCGTCTTCGCGCTCGTCGTGCTGGTCGTGGCCGTGGTCAGCCTCGCCGCCTGCGCCCGCTATCTGACCACGTATTTCGGCCTGCGGGTGCTCGACGACGGCCGCACGCTGCACCTGCGGCACGGGCTGTTCACCACCCGCCAGATCACCCTCGATCTGGCCCGTTTTCGCGGCGCGACGGTGAACGAGCCGCTGCTGCTGCGTTCGGCGGGCGCCGCCGAACTCGAGGCCATCATGGTCGGGGAGAACCCGAGGCAGAAAATCCTGCCGCAGGCGCCGCGCGCCGCCATCGAACACACCCTCGGGCACCTCCTCGCCCGGAACAACTTCGCGGACAAGGCGATCGGCACCCCGGAGACCGGCGCGGCCGATCCAGGCAACGCGCCACTGCGCCCGCACGGACCGATCGCGCGGCGGCGCCGCTACACCCGCGCGCTCGCGCCCGTCGCCGTGCTCGCGCTCGGCATGGCTGTCGCCGCGTCGGCGGGCGTGCGGATTTCACCGTGGTGGTGGCTGGTGCCGGTATCGCTCGCGCTGCTCGCGATCCCGCTCGCGCGGGACCGCTATCGCGGCCTCGGCCACACCGTCCTCCCCCAAACCGCGTCCAGCCCAACCTGGTTGATCACCCGGTCCGGTTCGCTGGACCGGGATCGGGACTGCCTGGAGGCGCCGGGCGTGATCGGCTGGACGGTCCGTCAGAGCTTCTTCCAGCGCCGCGCCGGTGTCGCCACCGTCGTCGCCGCCACCGCGGCGGGCAAGAAGCGCTACCACGTCATCGACATCCCGATCGAGCAGGCCTGGTCGTTGATCGAGGCGGTGACGCCGGGCCGGCTCGGCTGACTCGGCGGCGGCACTCGACGAATCACGGTCAGTGCTTGGCGAACAACCCGGCGTTGACGCGGAAATAGATCAAGATCAGCGGCGGCACCAGCCCGCAGAACAGCAGCAGCACGGTGCGCCAATCGCTGGACAACATGATGTCGCCGCCGGGGCCCGCGCTCGCGCAGACCAGGAACCCGAAAGTCCATGCGGCCAAGGGCAAGAACATCGCCGAGGTCCGGCTGGAGACCGAGCGCGCGCCGAGCACGAGCAGCACGTTCACCAGCCCGGCCAGCACGCCGGTCACCGGGAACGCCGTGGCGCCCAGGTAGGTGGGCAGATACAGCACCTCCAGCACGAGCGTGATGAAGGCGTCGAGCACCAGGGCGACGAGGATGATCGGGGGCAGCAGCGCGGCGACGGTGTCGCTCGACCTGACCGGTGGCGCCACGGCGGCATGGTCGTCGATGGCCGGCCTCACGGCACCGGCGGAAAGCCGAGCAGGGTCAGCAGAGTGCTTTGCATGTGCACGAACCCGTGCAGCACGGACAGATACAGCTCGTGCTGCGCGGGCCAATTCGGCCGCATGCTCTCGACGAACGCGACGATCGCGTCCTGGACCGACCAGTTGTACATGGCAGCGAGTCTATTCCGGCGACCCGGCGGGCGGGACCGGCATGATCACTTCTCGCCGTCCAGCGGAAGGTTGGCGACCACCGGGAACTCACCGGTGTAGCCCATCCGCTCCTGCGCGATGGACAGCACCCGCTTGCGCGCGACCAGCCAGCCGACGATCAGCATCGGGATGATGATCGCCAGCGAGGCCACGGTCCAGGTGCCCACCGGGTAGTCGAATCCGGTCAGCACCACCACGAAGAACAGGAACACCAGCGTGAGCAGCCCGGTATAGGGCGCGCCGAACATACGGAACGCGGGCCGCTGCACCTTGCCCTGCTTGGACCAGCGCCACAGCTGCAGCTGACACAGCACGATGGTGGCCCAGGAGGCGACGATGCCGAGCGAGGCCATGTTCAGCACGATCTCGAACGCCCGGTCCGGCACCACGCCGTTGAGCGCGATACCGACGAGCGCGATCAGGCTGGTCAGCAGGATGCCGCCGTAAGGAACGCCATTGCGACCCATCACGCCGGTGAACTTGGGCGCGCTGCCGTTCATCGACATCGACCGCAGGATGCGCCCGGTCGAGTACAGACCGGCGTTGAGGCTGGAGAACGCGGCGGTGAGCACCACGAGGTTCATCACGCTGCCGATGCCCGGCACGCCGAGCATGGTGAAGAAGGTGACGAACGGGCTCTCCTTGGCGGTGTAGGCCGTGTACGGGAGCAGCAGACCGAGCAGTACCAGCGAACCGACGTAGAAGATCGCGATGCGCGCGATCACCGAATTGATCGCCCGGGGCATGATCTTGGCCGGGTTCTCCGTCTCCCCCGCCGCCGTGCCGACCAGTTCGACCGCGGCGTAGGCGAACACGACGCCGGAGACCACGACCACCAGCGGCAGGATGCCGGTGGGGAACAGTCCGCCGCTGTCGGCGATCACGCTCGGCCCGGTCGGATGGCCCTGCACGGTGAAGCGGCCGATCAGGAAGATCGTGCCGACGATCAGGAACGCGCTCAGCGCGAACACCTTCACCAGCGCGGCCCAGAACTCCATCTCGCCGAACCACTTCACCGAGACCAGGTTGATGCTGAGCACCAAGATCAAGGCGATGAGCGCGAGCAGCCACTGCGGGATGCTGCTGAAGCCGGACCAGTAGTGGAAGTACTGCGCGATCGCGGTGGTGTCGGCGATACCGGTCATCGACCAGTTGAGGAAGTACATCCAGCCGGCCACGAACGCGGCCTTCTCCCCGAAGAACTCACGCGCGTAGGAGACGAACGAGCCGGAGGACGGGCGGTGCAGCACGAGTTCGCCGAGCGCGCGCAGGATGAGGAACGCGAAGAATCCGCAGACGCCGTAGACGAGGAAGAGTCCGGGACCGGCGTTGGCCAGCCGACCGCCCGCGCCGAGGAACAGACCGGTACCGATCGCGCCGCCGATCGCGATCATCTGCAACTGCCGCGGCTTGAGACTCTTGTGATAGCCGTCGTCTTCGATGCTGAGGTGCGCCCTGTCACCGACCGCTGTCATGAACCGCTTCGCCCTCCACATCGATGATTGAGATCACGGGAACGGTACCCGGCGTGCGGTATCGCGGCGACAGCAACCCTCAGGCTACAGAAAATCGCAGCTCAGACACCGCGCCGGAACGATTCGGAGATTCGCGTCAAATCCGACATGGAATGCGGCAGCAGTTCGTCGCCATCGACGGAAGTTCAGTGATCGAGTCCAGCGAAGAGGTCATGTTCACGGCCGTCGGCACCGACCGGACCCCGTCGCCCGCGCACGAGGACGAAGCACTCCTCCGGCAGTACCGGCTGAGCAACATTGTTGGACAGCGCGAACTCGCGTCCCGACGGCGCCACCGTGACCTGCGTGGCATGCGCCCGCAGCGCGGCGCGCTTGGCGGCGAGCGCGTC
This genomic interval carries:
- a CDS encoding PH domain-containing protein, whose product is MTEIAQAPTPETDQPWSRLDKRMLLVHPVTEVVKFIPVLIGSVILGTSSGNHIWSVIPLVAIVGFALTRWFTTAYRVGPTHVELRTGLIQRKKLSVPRSRIRSVDIEADLLHRVLGLAVLAIGTGQQADSGEKFELDALDARLVPELRAALLAHTAQATPTDATHDEGGQQLPSDAAATAPPDAREIAHWQPQWVRYAPLSLTGFAIIAPIVGVAFQYGVGQLLFRSDTVRRFENGGALVLAVGVFALVVLVVAVVSLAACARYLTTYFGLRVLDDGRTLHLRHGLFTTRQITLDLARFRGATVNEPLLLRSAGAAELEAIMVGENPRQKILPQAPRAAIEHTLGHLLARNNFADKAIGTPETGAADPGNAPLRPHGPIARRRRYTRALAPVAVLALGMAVAASAGVRISPWWWLVPVSLALLAIPLARDRYRGLGHTVLPQTASSPTWLITRSGSLDRDRDCLEAPGVIGWTVRQSFFQRRAGVATVVAATAAGKKRYHVIDIPIEQAWSLIEAVTPGRLG
- a CDS encoding amino acid permease, yielding MTAVGDRAHLSIEDDGYHKSLKPRQLQMIAIGGAIGTGLFLGAGGRLANAGPGLFLVYGVCGFFAFLILRALGELVLHRPSSGSFVSYAREFFGEKAAFVAGWMYFLNWSMTGIADTTAIAQYFHYWSGFSSIPQWLLALIALILVLSINLVSVKWFGEMEFWAALVKVFALSAFLIVGTIFLIGRFTVQGHPTGPSVIADSGGLFPTGILPLVVVVSGVVFAYAAVELVGTAAGETENPAKIMPRAINSVIARIAIFYVGSLVLLGLLLPYTAYTAKESPFVTFFTMLGVPGIGSVMNLVVLTAAFSSLNAGLYSTGRILRSMSMNGSAPKFTGVMGRNGVPYGGILLTSLIALVGIALNGVVPDRAFEIVLNMASLGIVASWATIVLCQLQLWRWSKQGKVQRPAFRMFGAPYTGLLTLVFLFFVVVLTGFDYPVGTWTVASLAIIIPMLIVGWLVARKRVLSIAQERMGYTGEFPVVANLPLDGEK